One window of the Crateriforma spongiae genome contains the following:
- a CDS encoding sigma-70 family RNA polymerase sigma factor, whose protein sequence is MPTLSPDESSDTAVSVPQLIGRVRRGDADSLGALLQLYRGYLSVLAATRLDQRLRPRLNPSDLVQETMLAAHRDFPSFRGNSEGEWLTWLRQILCNCVSHAVEAHVLAQKRDVRREVRLDPQIDVSGDGPIGLINVLAAAGDTPSRDAGRKEIALRLTQQLDRLKPDYRQVIVYRNLEGLSFDDIAQRMGRKPGTVRMLWVRAIERFKTVCDSPAF, encoded by the coding sequence ATGCCGACGCTTTCGCCCGACGAATCGTCCGACACCGCCGTTTCGGTTCCCCAGCTGATCGGCCGCGTTCGTCGCGGCGACGCGGATTCGCTGGGTGCCCTGCTGCAATTGTATCGCGGCTATCTAAGCGTCCTGGCGGCCACCCGATTGGATCAGCGATTGCGTCCCCGACTCAATCCGTCGGACCTGGTGCAAGAAACCATGCTGGCCGCCCATCGCGATTTCCCCAGCTTTCGCGGAAACAGCGAAGGCGAATGGCTGACTTGGCTACGTCAAATCCTTTGCAACTGTGTCAGCCACGCCGTCGAAGCCCACGTGCTGGCACAAAAACGAGACGTCCGCCGAGAAGTTCGCTTGGATCCCCAGATCGACGTCAGCGGTGACGGTCCGATCGGGCTGATCAACGTTCTGGCCGCCGCCGGCGATACCCCCAGCCGCGACGCTGGCCGCAAAGAGATCGCGCTGCGGCTGACCCAGCAACTGGACCGGCTGAAACCCGATTATCGCCAAGTCATCGTGTACCGAAACTTGGAAGGGCTGTCGTTCGACGACATCGCACAGCGGATGGGCCGCAAACCGGGCACCGTCCGGATGCTGTGGGTCCGTGCGATCGAACGATTCAAAACCGTTTGTGATTCACCAGCGTTTTGA
- a CDS encoding serine/threonine-protein kinase, which yields MIESIPPKSSPRSSSSQSLGDEPTGSRSPNGESVAAQSIDSSRPESRIPPDSASVHPGDALDGLNEDQQHRLSLLLEQYLSAIESGKSVDTRTMAADDPALLAPLQRCVDGLKHLQQCLVGSDSHLSDLAAPSHLDDFRLIRPIGRGGMGIVYEALQESLNRVVAVKLLPWTSTLDEKRLRRFQNEAEAAGQLQHPNIVPVYAVGCQRGIHYYAMPLIDGPSVEERIGDRSINPDWRWNVSAVADIADALQSAHQCGVVHRDVKPSNLIIDSRQKLWITDFGLARYATNPSLTQTGDIVGTAKYMSPEQACGMTALVDGRSDIFSLAATLYEMLTGEDIHQGISPTSRWTATDAKPIDSVRRRRPELPRDLDTVLQKAMSVQRDQRYDTAGDFADDLRRVVAGQPTNARPPSVGDKMIRVASRHRRAFVGSIAAACLIFIAMAAGIAIITTQKQIAEDHRRRSNRFENLSRIAVDSLGTQMADMLADVPEASGARRRLLDQTINYYRRFVAEAQRDSLRQSDLAETQAKIGRFQMELGRPELAAEDFRHACDTYTALVRQDPADIRTRLQWSVCQNNLAESLAQLGHTAQAARCFTDAIENQQSVIESAVADTDGLQRAARRHQARTWNNLGCLLARQNRITEARRAFQMAIDGVVDDPESLTASTPKSGSPSTAADLRASIRCNLGRVLLETDPAQAHTHLAAATSHYADQSKANPGDRNLAYQHAVALGMLGSACSRAERPVDAYRHFVRARTMLQTLAPHFADTDSDDRELVACWNQSGVVLQEIGRDTEAADAVRQAVQIQTELAKRSPDDPATQHELARLLVNLGLIQAKIGQTRAARTTLTRAVDTQNDVVRLTGSSEDSQADLVRFRRSLQEVASR from the coding sequence ATGATCGAATCCATTCCCCCCAAATCGTCGCCGCGCTCGTCTTCATCGCAATCGCTGGGCGACGAGCCGACCGGGTCACGTTCGCCCAACGGTGAATCGGTCGCCGCGCAGTCCATCGATTCGTCCCGGCCGGAATCGCGGATCCCGCCGGACTCGGCATCGGTGCACCCCGGCGACGCGTTGGACGGATTGAACGAAGACCAACAGCACCGCTTGTCGTTGTTGCTGGAACAGTATTTGTCGGCAATCGAGTCGGGGAAATCCGTGGACACGCGGACGATGGCAGCCGATGACCCCGCCCTACTGGCTCCGCTGCAACGATGTGTCGACGGATTGAAACATCTTCAACAGTGCTTGGTCGGATCCGACAGCCATTTGTCTGATCTGGCCGCCCCCAGCCACTTGGACGACTTTCGTCTGATCCGACCGATCGGCCGTGGCGGTATGGGCATCGTTTATGAAGCGTTGCAGGAATCATTGAACCGGGTGGTGGCCGTCAAACTGTTGCCGTGGACATCGACGCTGGATGAAAAGCGATTACGCCGCTTCCAGAATGAGGCCGAAGCCGCGGGACAATTGCAACACCCCAATATCGTTCCGGTCTACGCCGTCGGATGCCAGCGAGGCATCCATTACTACGCCATGCCGCTGATCGACGGACCGTCGGTGGAAGAACGAATCGGCGATCGATCAATCAATCCCGACTGGCGCTGGAACGTCAGCGCGGTCGCCGATATCGCCGACGCACTGCAGTCCGCTCATCAATGTGGCGTGGTGCATCGGGACGTCAAACCGTCGAACCTGATCATCGATTCGCGTCAAAAACTTTGGATCACCGACTTTGGCCTGGCCCGGTACGCGACCAACCCGTCTTTGACCCAAACCGGCGACATCGTCGGTACGGCCAAGTACATGAGCCCGGAACAGGCGTGTGGCATGACCGCACTGGTCGACGGACGCAGCGATATTTTTTCGCTGGCCGCGACGCTGTATGAAATGCTGACCGGCGAAGACATCCACCAAGGGATCTCGCCGACGTCACGATGGACCGCCACCGACGCCAAGCCGATCGATTCGGTCCGTCGCCGACGTCCGGAATTGCCACGCGACTTGGACACCGTTTTACAGAAAGCCATGTCGGTCCAGCGTGACCAGCGTTATGACACGGCGGGCGACTTTGCCGATGACCTGCGACGCGTCGTGGCGGGCCAACCGACCAACGCTCGCCCGCCGTCAGTGGGCGACAAGATGATTCGCGTGGCGTCCCGGCACCGGCGTGCCTTCGTCGGATCCATCGCCGCCGCCTGCTTGATCTTCATCGCCATGGCCGCCGGCATTGCCATCATCACGACCCAAAAACAGATCGCCGAAGACCATCGACGCCGGTCCAATCGTTTCGAAAATCTGTCCCGCATCGCCGTCGACAGCCTGGGAACACAGATGGCCGACATGCTGGCGGATGTCCCCGAAGCCTCCGGTGCAAGGCGCCGTTTGCTGGATCAAACCATCAATTACTATCGACGGTTTGTGGCCGAAGCCCAACGTGATTCTTTACGCCAAAGCGACTTGGCGGAAACCCAAGCCAAGATCGGCCGCTTTCAAATGGAACTCGGGCGTCCCGAACTTGCCGCCGAAGACTTTCGTCACGCCTGCGACACCTACACGGCTTTGGTCCGGCAAGATCCGGCTGACATTCGCACACGTTTGCAATGGTCGGTCTGCCAAAACAACTTGGCCGAATCCCTGGCCCAACTGGGGCACACCGCCCAAGCGGCCCGCTGCTTCACCGACGCGATCGAAAACCAACAATCCGTGATCGAATCGGCCGTCGCCGACACCGACGGTTTGCAAAGGGCAGCTCGGCGGCACCAAGCTCGAACGTGGAACAACCTAGGTTGTCTGCTGGCACGACAAAACCGAATCACCGAAGCCCGACGTGCTTTTCAAATGGCCATCGACGGTGTCGTGGATGATCCCGAATCATTGACGGCAAGCACGCCAAAGTCCGGTTCGCCATCCACCGCAGCCGATCTGCGTGCATCGATACGCTGTAATTTGGGACGTGTGTTGCTGGAAACCGATCCCGCCCAAGCACACACTCACTTGGCGGCGGCGACATCCCATTACGCCGATCAATCCAAAGCCAACCCGGGTGATCGCAATCTGGCTTACCAACACGCGGTCGCACTGGGCATGCTGGGATCGGCGTGTTCGCGGGCGGAACGACCGGTCGATGCGTACCGCCACTTCGTCCGGGCCCGCACGATGCTTCAGACGCTGGCACCGCACTTTGCCGACACCGACAGCGACGACCGTGAATTGGTCGCATGTTGGAACCAAAGCGGTGTGGTGTTGCAGGAAATCGGCCGCGATACCGAAGCCGCCGACGCGGTTCGCCAAGCGGTTCAGATCCAAACCGAACTTGCCAAACGGTCTCCTGATGACCCCGCGACGCAACATGAACTGGCACGATTACTGGTAAATTTGGGACTAATCCAAGCCAAAATTGGCCAGACCCGCGCGGCCCGCACCACGCTGACTCGCGCGGTGGACACCCAGAACGACGTCGTTCGATTGACAGGCAGCAGTGAAGATTCACAGGCTGACTTGGTGCGTTTCCGACGTTCGCTGCAGGAGGTTGCGTCACGATGA
- a CDS encoding rhodanese-like domain-containing protein produces the protein MFPSSQLFMKYAFIVACVASACVASVFTFGSVSPAHAQLGGLLARRVDVPEISVAQVRKMQLEHQKQVDSAKKQEMPTPDPAFVLVDARSPEETEVSVIPGAITVKQFEAQQQKFAGTTVIAYCTSGYRSDRYAAKLIDKGIKAKNMKASILGWCAAKLPLETLERKPTNRVHTYSSQNTVPKIYEAVH, from the coding sequence TTGTTTCCCTCGTCTCAACTGTTCATGAAATACGCGTTCATCGTTGCCTGCGTGGCGTCGGCCTGCGTAGCGTCGGTCTTCACCTTCGGTTCGGTTTCCCCCGCCCACGCACAGTTGGGCGGTCTGCTGGCCCGACGCGTCGATGTGCCCGAAATCAGCGTGGCCCAAGTCCGCAAGATGCAGCTGGAGCACCAGAAACAGGTCGACAGTGCCAAGAAACAGGAAATGCCAACACCGGATCCCGCGTTTGTTTTGGTGGATGCCCGCAGCCCCGAAGAAACCGAGGTGTCGGTGATCCCCGGTGCGATCACCGTCAAACAGTTCGAAGCCCAGCAGCAAAAGTTTGCCGGCACGACCGTGATCGCTTACTGCACGTCCGGTTACCGCAGCGATCGATACGCCGCAAAGCTGATCGACAAAGGCATCAAAGCGAAGAACATGAAGGCCAGTATCCTGGGCTGGTGTGCCGCCAAGTTGCCGCTGGAAACGCTGGAACGGAAACCGACCAATCGCGTTCACACGTACAGTTCGCAAAACACGGTCCCGAAGATCTACGAAGCGGTCCACTGA
- a CDS encoding alpha-amylase family glycosyl hydrolase: MPRLQQHWEDAQVDETLRHEFEVRLNEHWADLFELLFDLYGTRYDFFYHLEQILLTTADAWIHRPESLRRLDRHRVLEPDWFASQKVVGGALYVDLFSENLGKLRESIDYFKQLGLTYLHLMPLFAVRPGDNDGGYAISNYRSVDPRLGTIDDLRLLADALREAGITLVLDFVFNHTSDDHQWAQQAQAGDREYQQFYYIFPDRTLPDQYEQTLREIFPTVRRGNFTWHDGMRQWVWTTFNSFQWDLNYGNPAVFRAMAEEMFFIADTGVDILRLDAVAFIWKEMGTSCENLPKAHKLIQAFNRLARIATPGMVFKSEAIVHPDDVVRYISPEECQISYNPTLMALLWESLATRECRLLVKSLSHRHRLPSDTAWVNYLRCHDDIGWTFDDADAAQIGINAYDHRQFLNRFYTGQFEGSFARGVPFQENLDTGDMRIAGTLASLAGLEKAIEEDDEEGKDLAIKRMLLLQGITLSIGGIPLIYLGEEWAMLNDYEFVKDPAKAGDTRWVHRPKMQWEFLAELDDSLEASGGSIRRRVFLSLQRMIAARKSLRALAGQAMELVNVNNTHVLSFVRHCDSHRLIVLANFSEQPQTVSGNLLRTAGIGRFFEDAISGQTIGTSHDIHLDGYQLMWLKRV; this comes from the coding sequence ATGCCGCGTTTGCAGCAACATTGGGAAGATGCCCAAGTTGATGAAACGCTGCGTCACGAGTTCGAAGTCCGTTTGAACGAACACTGGGCGGACTTGTTCGAGTTGTTGTTCGATTTGTACGGCACGCGCTACGACTTCTTCTATCACCTTGAGCAAATCCTGTTGACCACGGCGGATGCCTGGATCCACCGTCCGGAATCGCTGCGCCGCTTGGACCGTCATCGTGTGTTGGAACCGGACTGGTTCGCATCGCAAAAGGTGGTCGGTGGAGCGTTGTATGTCGACCTGTTTAGCGAAAACCTTGGCAAGCTGCGGGAGTCGATCGACTATTTCAAGCAACTGGGGCTGACGTACCTGCACCTGATGCCTTTGTTCGCGGTCCGTCCCGGTGACAATGACGGCGGTTATGCGATCAGCAATTATCGCAGCGTGGATCCGCGGCTGGGCACGATTGATGATTTAAGGTTGCTGGCCGATGCCCTGCGTGAAGCCGGGATCACCTTGGTTTTGGATTTCGTCTTCAACCACACCTCCGACGATCACCAATGGGCACAGCAGGCACAGGCGGGCGACCGAGAGTATCAACAGTTCTATTACATTTTCCCTGATCGCACGCTGCCCGATCAGTACGAACAGACATTGCGCGAGATCTTTCCGACGGTCCGCCGCGGCAACTTCACGTGGCACGACGGAATGCGGCAATGGGTATGGACGACCTTCAATAGCTTTCAGTGGGACCTGAACTACGGCAATCCCGCCGTGTTCCGCGCGATGGCCGAGGAGATGTTCTTCATTGCCGATACCGGCGTCGACATTTTGCGTTTGGACGCGGTGGCGTTCATCTGGAAGGAAATGGGCACCAGTTGTGAAAATCTGCCCAAGGCCCACAAGCTGATCCAGGCGTTCAATCGCCTGGCGAGGATCGCGACGCCGGGAATGGTGTTCAAGTCGGAAGCGATCGTGCATCCGGATGATGTGGTGCGTTACATCAGTCCCGAAGAGTGCCAGATTTCTTACAACCCGACGCTGATGGCGTTGTTGTGGGAATCGTTGGCGACCCGCGAATGTCGCTTGTTGGTCAAATCGCTAAGCCACCGACATCGTTTGCCCTCCGACACGGCTTGGGTGAATTATCTGCGGTGTCACGACGATATCGGTTGGACGTTCGATGATGCCGACGCGGCGCAGATCGGTATCAATGCGTACGATCACCGCCAATTCCTGAATCGGTTCTATACCGGACAGTTCGAAGGTTCCTTTGCGCGTGGCGTTCCGTTCCAGGAAAACCTGGACACCGGCGACATGCGAATTGCGGGAACTTTGGCTTCGTTGGCGGGTTTGGAAAAAGCCATCGAAGAGGATGACGAAGAGGGCAAGGACCTGGCGATCAAGCGGATGTTGTTGTTGCAAGGCATCACGCTAAGCATCGGCGGTATTCCGCTGATCTATCTGGGCGAAGAATGGGCGATGCTGAACGATTACGAATTCGTCAAAGACCCGGCCAAGGCTGGCGACACGCGATGGGTTCACCGACCCAAGATGCAGTGGGAATTCTTGGCGGAGTTGGACGATAGCTTGGAGGCATCGGGCGGTTCCATTCGCCGTCGTGTGTTCCTGTCATTGCAACGCATGATTGCGGCCCGAAAATCGTTGCGGGCATTGGCCGGACAAGCGATGGAACTGGTCAACGTGAACAACACGCATGTGCTGAGCTTTGTAAGGCACTGTGACAGTCACCGGTTGATCGTACTGGCGAACTTTTCCGAGCAACCGCAGACCGTCAGCGGCAATCTGTTGCGGACCGCGGGGATCGGACGTTTCTTTGAAGACGCGATTAGCGGTCAAACCATCGGCACCAGCCACGACATCCACTTGGACGGTTATCAGCTGATGTGGTTGAAACGCGTTTGA
- a CDS encoding sulfatase family protein — protein sequence MTTTIHHAPRSPWGRCEILLVCGLIAAAILRGPALQAEDHSAPQRPNVLFILTDDQRYNALSCMGHPHLKTPHIDRLAGEGLLFKNHFCTTSLCSPSRASILSGLYAHTHGVSNNFTEYPTDMVSFPMRLQQEGYETAYVGKWHMGEKNDNPRPGFDHFVTHKGQGQYFDTTFNFNGNDRRVVPGYYTHVVTEMATDWIGKRDGDQPWMLMLGHKAPHSFYYPEPKYEDAFDSVDVQYPRTAFMLDDKPAWFKKRLDTWHGIYGPLFDWRKDFPDRSPEAVEDFANMVRAYWGTLLSVDDSVGVIYDFLKDRGELDNTLIIYTSDNGLLEGEHGMVDKRTGHEPSIRIPLVVRYPGLTPTDQPQVVEQLVSTIDFAPTILDVCNAKPLDHVHGQSWKQLAQGNDSDWRDSYYYEYNYEHQFPYTPNVRALRTDRWKYIRYPHGDGTPDRHMAELYDLREDPEESVNLINDPAHADTVAKLRAELDRLIKLHSDGKPDSMPIDQGIQSGLPEESIR from the coding sequence ATGACAACGACGATACACCATGCGCCACGTTCCCCTTGGGGACGCTGCGAAATTCTATTGGTCTGCGGCTTGATCGCCGCCGCAATTCTGCGCGGCCCTGCACTACAAGCCGAAGATCACTCGGCCCCCCAGCGCCCCAACGTCCTGTTCATCTTGACCGATGACCAGCGTTACAACGCGCTTTCCTGCATGGGACATCCCCATCTGAAAACGCCCCACATCGATCGCTTGGCCGGCGAAGGCTTGTTGTTCAAAAACCATTTCTGCACGACCAGTCTCTGTTCACCCAGCCGCGCTTCGATCCTTAGCGGGTTGTACGCCCACACGCATGGCGTTTCGAACAACTTCACCGAATATCCGACCGACATGGTCAGCTTTCCGATGCGATTGCAACAGGAAGGTTACGAAACCGCCTATGTCGGCAAGTGGCACATGGGCGAAAAGAACGATAACCCTCGCCCCGGCTTTGATCACTTTGTCACTCACAAAGGCCAAGGCCAATACTTCGACACGACGTTCAACTTCAACGGCAACGACCGACGCGTTGTCCCCGGGTATTACACCCACGTGGTCACTGAAATGGCGACCGATTGGATCGGAAAACGTGACGGCGACCAACCGTGGATGCTGATGCTGGGCCACAAAGCGCCGCACAGTTTTTACTATCCCGAACCTAAGTACGAAGACGCTTTTGACAGCGTCGATGTCCAGTACCCGCGGACGGCATTCATGCTGGACGACAAACCGGCGTGGTTCAAAAAACGTTTGGACACATGGCACGGCATCTACGGTCCGCTGTTCGACTGGCGAAAAGACTTTCCTGATCGTAGCCCCGAAGCGGTGGAAGACTTTGCCAACATGGTCCGCGCCTATTGGGGCACCCTGTTGTCGGTCGATGACAGCGTCGGCGTGATCTATGACTTCTTGAAAGATCGCGGCGAGCTGGACAACACACTGATCATCTACACCTCCGACAACGGTCTGTTGGAAGGCGAACACGGCATGGTCGACAAGCGGACCGGACATGAACCGTCGATTCGCATCCCATTGGTGGTTCGATATCCCGGTTTGACGCCGACCGACCAGCCGCAGGTTGTCGAACAACTGGTGTCCACCATCGATTTCGCGCCGACGATCTTGGATGTGTGCAACGCCAAACCTCTGGATCACGTGCACGGTCAAAGCTGGAAACAGCTCGCACAAGGCAATGATTCGGATTGGCGTGACAGCTATTATTACGAATACAACTACGAACACCAGTTTCCCTACACGCCCAATGTGCGTGCACTGCGCACCGATCGCTGGAAATACATTCGTTACCCGCATGGCGACGGCACCCCCGATCGACACATGGCCGAACTGTATGACTTGCGGGAGGATCCGGAGGAATCGGTGAACCTGATCAATGACCCCGCACATGCCGACACCGTGGCCAAATTGCGTGCGGAATTGGACCGGCTGATCAAGCTGCACAGCGACGGCAAACCCGATTCGATGCCGATCGACCAGGGAATCCAATCAGGATTGCCCGAAGAATCGATTCGTTGA